The sequence CGCCAAAAAAGATGAGCGTATCCGAATACATAATAATTCTGAGTTTGTCAGTGGTGACGCAAATGGCAATATTGCCTTCAGGCAAATTGCCTCAGAGAGTAAATACTGCAAGATGGTCCATGCGGACGACTGGTTGTTTCCGGAATGTGTCGAGCGGATGGTTGAGCTTGCCGAGGCGTATCCCACAGTTGGGATGGTGGGTTCGTACGGGTTACGCAATAAACATGTTTCTTGGGATGGGCTTCCTTATCCGAGCCATGTCGTTCCTGGTCGAGAGCTTGGCCGCAGCGCGTTCCTCGGGGGGCCATACGTGTTCGGATCTCCGACCTCAACGTTGATTTGCTCAGACGAGGTGAGAAAACGTCCAGCGGCCTATAACGAAGGCAACCAGCATTGTGATATCGAGTTATGTTTCGATATTCTGAGGAACCGGGACTTTGGCTTTGTACACCAGGTATTGACGTTTACACGAGACCATGCGGAATCGCAAACCGCGTTCAGCCAACGCTTTGGCACCGATTACCTAGGAACGCTGGAACATCTCACGAAGTATGGTCGGGCGTACTTAAGTGAGCAGGAACTGGATCAATGTTTCAGGCGAAGCTGGCGGCAGTATTACAAATTTCTTGCCGCAAAACTATTGCACGGCTCAGATGATGGATTCTGGAAATTTCATCAGACTGAACTGGCAAGGCTGGGTCTTCGACTTACCTACGGAAAGATGGCCAAGCCGGTAATGGCAGAACTGTTCGATCTGGTGCTGAATCCACTCAAGACCGTGATGCGGATCGCCAAGAAATTATCCAGATGATGGTCGATAGGAGAGGGGATGCGGTCAAATCCAATACTGAATCCTCAGGTCACGATGAGTAATCGGGACTATATAGCCAAGGTGGTTCGCGGAACATGGGCACACGCGCTCTTTGACGTGGCTAGGGATATAAAGAAGCAGCTCCTACGTCGGGCTGAGGGGCAGCGCATTTTGCTGGAACGGTTCGAACGTACGCAGGGGAGATCCCTCAAGATATCGAACCCTGAGAGTTTTAGTGAAAAGTTGTATTGCAGAATGATCGCTTTGAATCGAATATCGAACCCACACTTTACAAGGGTATCAGATAAATTCGCAGCGAGGGCTTACGTAGCAGATAAAATTGGGGAACATTGCTTGGTCAAACTTCTCTGGCATGGAGAAGATCCAGGTACGATTCCGTTCGACAACTTGCCTGCCGAGTACGTCATCAAGACCAATCACGGGAGTGCTCAAGTTATCGTGGTGAAGAGACAGCCCGATCGAGAGGAGATTGCCAACAGACTGGCCGCTTGGCTGAGGAGGAACTACTATTGGGCTGCGCGAGAAGGCCAATATTACCATATCAAGCCGAGAATCATGATAGAAGAGTATTTGAGACACCAAGATGGTCGTGGGCCTCTTGACTATAGATTCTGGTGTTTCGGAGGTGTGCCGGAGGTGATTCAGGTCGACAATCATGCCCACGATATCAACCCGTTCTTTGATGCCCAGTGGAATCTCCTGGATCTCTATTATCGAGACCAGGCAGCTCGACCATACCTAGCCAAACCGAAGAACTTTGAACACATGCTGGATCTAGCCAGTCGTCTCTCTGCGGGATTTGATTTCGTACGCGTTGATTTGTACAACATTGATGGGAATATTTATTTCGGTGAATTCACGCTGACGCCGACATCGGGTCATTTGAAGTTGCGCCCGGACTGTTGGGACGTCAAGCTAGGGGAAAAATGGAAGATGTCGACCGTATCCGGACGCGGTGCGCATCTTTAGTAGGATGGAAGCCTTGTCTATATGGAGCTGAACGCTCTGACCAGTTCGACATTACCGAAACTGGCCTGGGTTGCGGATGTCGATTGCCAGGAAGAAGCTGTGGTGCTCTTCCACGGCTCTTCAGTAGAGGTGTGCGCAAATTTCTTCATTGAAGGAGTTTGGAACGGACCCTTTCAGTTCGGAGAGTTCGGTAATAGTGACTGTGTCTTCGGTACCGGCGGCGTCCTCGATTCGAACTCGATTTGCTTCGTTCCCAGCGCATCGACGGTCGACTCGTTGTACTATGACGAGGAAGGTACGCATATCATCGTGTCCAATTCCCTCCCACTTTTGCTGGGCTATGTCGGAGACAGTCTGGACCTTCGGTGTCAGGAATATCCAGAGATCTGCAATTCGATCATGCTGGGGATCAATCACTATAGACGCGACATCCCGACCAGGAAAGGAAAGGTCCAGCGCCAGCTCTATCGCAATCTCAAAGTCAGTCGTGAAGGTGTAGTTGAAACTGAGAAACCGATGCCTCCCAGATTCGGCAGTTTCGAGGAGTACCGCGGGTACTTGCGAGATAACTACGCTCGGATTGTGGCCAACGCGCGAGACCCTTCCAGAGCTGAGCCGTTAGGGGTCGTGTCTACCCAGTCAACAGGGTACGATACCACGGCGGTCAATGCACTCGCCAGAGTTTTTGGGATCGACAAAGTCTTTACGGTGACGAAAGCCAAAAGCATCGGTCGTCTTGCCCATCAAGATGAAGGCGGGGCTCCTGATGATGATGGAACTCAAATCTGCAACACTCTGGGTCTCCCGTGTACACCCATCGATAGACGGGCGTTTACCCACGAGTTTGAAAGTGAATACCTGTTTTATTCGGCGCTTTATCATAATCAGGATGCGAACATGCTGGAAATCGGTGAGCACATCTCAAAGACAAGCGTGCTTCTGACAGGCCATGGCGGTGCGATTTGGTATCCACAAGCATCGAGATCTGAGTTGCTCGGGGAGGAACTGCCTAGTTCAGAATTGAACACAACCGATTCCGGCGGGTTGGGCATGACTGAGTGGCGGTTGAGAGTCGGATTTATCCACCTTCCCTTGCCCCATATAGGAGCGAGACGAAAGCAAGATATTCTCGACATCACCGAATCATCAGAGATGGATGCGTGGCGACTAAGAAAACCGTATGATCGGCCGATCGCGAGGCGAATGGCTGAAGAAGAGGGAGTCTCGAGGCAACTTTTCGGCCAATACAAAAAGGGATCGGTCGTCATCTTCCCGCAACCGGCGATCCCATACGGAAAAGCGCTGCGGGATGAGTTTTTTCAATGTCTGGTTGACATGAGGATCCTGGCCAAACCTACAATATGGCTTTGGCCGTTCGTTCGCTGGGTCAACTCTGTGCTCATGATGAAATCGCAGCGGCATTACGCACCCGTATACTATACAGAACGTCTCATTTCAAAGCTGATTGGACGCGATTTCAATTTCAGGCCGATGTGGTGGAAGCTCAGAGGTACACTCTATTGCGTCTGTGTCAAGAAAGCAGCAACGAAGTATGCGGAATGCCTTCCGGTTGACCAAAGTGTAAAGTGTACTGGCAAATCGAAGCTGAAAGGGTCCCAACGATGATCTTTGTTTGTGAGATCATGTTTGACCGAGGGGCCCACGTCCCCTTCAATGCGGGACTTCTAGCAACCATAAGGGCCTCATTTCCTAGAGAGGATCTGACATTTTGGGGAGCTTCGACACATATAGACCAGTTGAAGACGCAAGTAGGAGCCGTAGTAGCAAGTTCAACGTGTTGGAAAGAAATTACACCCATACCTCCGGGCCTCCGCTATAGAGAACGATTTTTTAGAGAGTTGGGCCTCATTCGGTGCCTGTTAAGTCACCTTCCTCAGCGCACGATTTCTCGCCTAGTCCTGACATCCGCGTTTCCGTCAACGGTACTCGCTATAAAAGTAGCCCGATGGTTCCGATCAACGAGTCCTGCGATGCAGATGGTGCTTCATGAGATGAGCGGCGTCATTGGCAAGCGCTACAGGCGTCCGATCCGGCGATCTCAGGATATGAAAACGGCGCTGACCTTGCTAGGGAACAATGGTATCCAATACCTTGTGTTGGAGGGACATATCCGTGATAAGGCGGTGAAAAGCCTCCCACGGCTCGCAGGAAGAATCGAAGCTTTCGAACATCCCATTTCTCCCACTGAAGGCGCATCAGAGGTTGTCGAGCTTTCCGAGCCCATCCGCTTCGGATTCCTGGGGACCGCTCTGAAAAGCAAGGGATATCCGCTGTTTGTCGAAGCTGCCAATGCGGTCACCGCAAAGTATGGTCGACGGGCTGAGTTCCATGTGATCGGCCGATGTCCAGAAGAGAGTAAAGGGGTGAGGGGGATAGAAGCGCTCACAACTCGACCTGCCGGCTCGCAGTTGACTCGTGAAGACTTTGTGCGTGCTGTTCAACCACTCCACTTCGTCGTCCTCCCATATGAGGTCGCACCCTACACCCTTTCAGCCAGCGGAGTCCTCCTGGACGCCATCGCATGGCAAAAACCGGTTGTGGCAAGGAGAATGCCGACATTCGAGGCCATGTTCGAAAGGCATGGCGACATCGGTTATCTCTTCAGTGGCGATTCGGATTTGACCGGTGTGATTCAGCAGATCCTTCAAGAAGCGGATGTCTCGCGGTACCGACGCCAAGCACTCACGCTTCGAGAAGTGCGCAAGTCCAGGGATCCGGAGACACTTGCAGTGGCGTATCGCGAACTGTGCACAGCGAACGAGGGAAAAGCACTAACGAACGCCGTCTAGCCAGGACTCACCCGAGAAAATGTGTCTCACAGGCTTCGAACACGAGTACCTATGAATGCTCAGTCAGTGATCATGATCGCCTACTTTTTCCCTCCTGAGGGAAACGCCGCCGTCTATCGTCCGATGCGCTTCCTCAAAGAGTTGGTGAAGAGGGGATGGCATGTGACCCTGATCTCTTCCGAACCCTATCGATACGAGCGATACGATCCGTCGCTGTTAGGGCAGCTTCCGCCGACTGTTCGGGTTGTTCGAGCCAAGGGTCGGGATCCCTGGCGTGCATTTCAGAGCAGACGCGGAACGCAAGCTGCGAAACAGCTATCTGGCTTGTCTGCAGAGGAAGTGCGACAGGCGATAGCCACACATCATTCGCCGTGGCGTTCAAGAATACGTGAGTGGGTCAGGATTGCAGAGACCTGGGTGTATCGGCCCGATATGGCAATGCCTTGGATCAAGCCGGCGATTCGGGTGAGCATGGACGCGTGTCAGAGACATCGTCCGAATGTGATCTGGGCGACGATCGGGCCGCTATCGGCCGGAGTGGTTGCGCATCAAACTTCGGTGGCGACAGGTATTCCGTACGTGTTGGATTTCCGGGATCCGTGGGGATTGGAATACTACCCACATGAAATGAGGCGCCCAGCCTGGGCGAAGGACCTGGATAATCGGAACATTCGTCGAATCTTTCAGGGCGCACAGGCGGTGGTATTCATGTTTGAGTCTGTAGCGGAAGCCTATCTCCAAGCATTTCCCGGTGCATTGGAGAGAACGAAGATTCACATCATCCCAAACGGGTTTGAGGGAGACGTGGAGCCTTTTGTTCACACTCCGGGAGATCGGTGTGCCATTCTCTATGCGGGCACACTCAGCACCTATCGATATGACACTTTGCTTGAAGGGCTTGTTCAACTGAAACGTCAAGATCCCTCCCTGGCCGCTCGATTAAAAATGCTGTTTATCGGGGAAGGGCTTCAGCACTTGGCGGAGCGGGTGACGGACCTAGAACTTGGGGATATCTTTGAAATAAGGCCTCCTATCCCAAGTGCAGAAGTTCGCTCTCTGCAGCGTGAGGCACATGCTCTATTGGTGTTGGGGAGGATGCCGGGCAGAACGGCACACGACCTGGTCGCCGGAGCCAAACTATTCGGCTACCTACAAGCGGGACGGCCGATTATCGGTGTTGTGCCTCACGACGAAACACGCCGGATCCTTGGTCGAGTCGGAAGCCCGTTGATTGCCGATGCCGATAACCCAGCAGAAATAGTCACGGTGCTTAAGAAGATTCTGGATGCGTGGTCGAGCGGAACCCTCGAGCAGTTCATCCCGAATCGTGCCGCCTGTGAAGCGTATTCATCCAATCGGCAAATTTCAGACCTTCTTCGTGCGTTACATGGAGCATCTCCCGGAAAGATACCGACAGAAGATGCGCTCACGGTGTTGACAGACGTGAAACCGGAGGTTGCTCGATGAAGATCGTGCATGTGAATGATATTGTCTACGGCTACGCAACCGGAGATCCATCAGCGAGAGGAGGTGCCGAGCGGTATGGATGGTATCTCATGCGTGCTTTGGTGGCTGCTGGGTGGACGGTTACCGTCGGTGTTCGAGTGGCATTGTCTTCAGGAGAGGAACGAATGGTTGACGGTGTGCGGTTTCTCGGTATCGGGAACAAAAAAACTTTCCTCTCGGATTGGTATCGGTTTCTCAAGAGCGAAAAGCCTGACTGGTGCTTTTGGCAGTGTGCTGATCCTCTCTGGGGGCCGGCTGCGGAAATCGCACGATGGCTTGGAGTGCGAACGGCTTTTTCGACGATGCACGATGGCAATGTCCAATTGCGGAAAACACTGGCCAGAAGAAAACACTTGCGACTGTTGTATGCATGGGGTCTTCAACGATCGGATGTCATTTTTGTTCAACACTACGGCCAACGAGATTGTCTGCCCTCACGCTGGCAGCGGAAGGCTTATCTTCTTCCTGGCATTTCCCCCGTACCTGATACAGTGACTCCTCATAGTGAGCGAAATGGAACTGTTGTCTGGATGGCCGTCATCAGACCAGCTAAGCGCCCGGATCTTTTGATCGAAATAGCCAGTCAACTGCCGAGGATTCGTTTTATCGTGGGCGGTGCGCCGAGTCTAAATTTGTGGGATCCTGGGAAAATTGAGCACATCTTGACGCGATTACGATCTCTT is a genomic window of Candidatus Nitrospira kreftii containing:
- a CDS encoding Glycosyl transferase; this encodes MEKKRKPLVSVLTPVYNGEKYLPECIESVLAQTYQNWEYIIANNRSTDHTVEIALAYAKKDERIRIHNNSEFVSGDANGNIAFRQIASESKYCKMVHADDWLFPECVERMVELAEAYPTVGMVGSYGLRNKHVSWDGLPYPSHVVPGRELGRSAFLGGPYVFGSPTSTLICSDEVRKRPAAYNEGNQHCDIELCFDILRNRDFGFVHQVLTFTRDHAESQTAFSQRFGTDYLGTLEHLTKYGRAYLSEQELDQCFRRSWRQYYKFLAAKLLHGSDDGFWKFHQTELARLGLRLTYGKMAKPVMAELFDLVLNPLKTVMRIAKKLSR
- a CDS encoding hypothetical protein (conserved protein of unknown function) translates to MRSNPILNPQVTMSNRDYIAKVVRGTWAHALFDVARDIKKQLLRRAEGQRILLERFERTQGRSLKISNPESFSEKLYCRMIALNRISNPHFTRVSDKFAARAYVADKIGEHCLVKLLWHGEDPGTIPFDNLPAEYVIKTNHGSAQVIVVKRQPDREEIANRLAAWLRRNYYWAAREGQYYHIKPRIMIEEYLRHQDGRGPLDYRFWCFGGVPEVIQVDNHAHDINPFFDAQWNLLDLYYRDQAARPYLAKPKNFEHMLDLASRLSAGFDFVRVDLYNIDGNIYFGEFTLTPTSGHLKLRPDCWDVKLGEKWKMSTVSGRGAHL
- a CDS encoding hypothetical protein (conserved protein of unknown function) — its product is MELNALTSSTLPKLAWVADVDCQEEAVVLFHGSSVEVCANFFIEGVWNGPFQFGEFGNSDCVFGTGGVLDSNSICFVPSASTVDSLYYDEEGTHIIVSNSLPLLLGYVGDSLDLRCQEYPEICNSIMLGINHYRRDIPTRKGKVQRQLYRNLKVSREGVVETEKPMPPRFGSFEEYRGYLRDNYARIVANARDPSRAEPLGVVSTQSTGYDTTAVNALARVFGIDKVFTVTKAKSIGRLAHQDEGGAPDDDGTQICNTLGLPCTPIDRRAFTHEFESEYLFYSALYHNQDANMLEIGEHISKTSVLLTGHGGAIWYPQASRSELLGEELPSSELNTTDSGGLGMTEWRLRVGFIHLPLPHIGARRKQDILDITESSEMDAWRLRKPYDRPIARRMAEEEGVSRQLFGQYKKGSVVIFPQPAIPYGKALRDEFFQCLVDMRILAKPTIWLWPFVRWVNSVLMMKSQRHYAPVYYTERLISKLIGRDFNFRPMWWKLRGTLYCVCVKKAATKYAECLPVDQSVKCTGKSKLKGSQR
- a CDS encoding hypothetical protein (conserved protein of unknown function), with product MNAQSVIMIAYFFPPEGNAAVYRPMRFLKELVKRGWHVTLISSEPYRYERYDPSLLGQLPPTVRVVRAKGRDPWRAFQSRRGTQAAKQLSGLSAEEVRQAIATHHSPWRSRIREWVRIAETWVYRPDMAMPWIKPAIRVSMDACQRHRPNVIWATIGPLSAGVVAHQTSVATGIPYVLDFRDPWGLEYYPHEMRRPAWAKDLDNRNIRRIFQGAQAVVFMFESVAEAYLQAFPGALERTKIHIIPNGFEGDVEPFVHTPGDRCAILYAGTLSTYRYDTLLEGLVQLKRQDPSLAARLKMLFIGEGLQHLAERVTDLELGDIFEIRPPIPSAEVRSLQREAHALLVLGRMPGRTAHDLVAGAKLFGYLQAGRPIIGVVPHDETRRILGRVGSPLIADADNPAEIVTVLKKILDAWSSGTLEQFIPNRAACEAYSSNRQISDLLRALHGASPGKIPTEDALTVLTDVKPEVAR
- a CDS encoding hypothetical protein (conserved protein of unknown function) — encoded protein: MKIVHVNDIVYGYATGDPSARGGAERYGWYLMRALVAAGWTVTVGVRVALSSGEERMVDGVRFLGIGNKKTFLSDWYRFLKSEKPDWCFWQCADPLWGPAAEIARWLGVRTAFSTMHDGNVQLRKTLARRKHLRLLYAWGLQRSDVIFVQHYGQRDCLPSRWQRKAYLLPGISPVPDTVTPHSERNGTVVWMAVIRPAKRPDLLIEIASQLPRIRFIVGGAPSLNLWDPGKIEHILTRLRSLPNVDYRGHVAPQQALKIIAEGSLFLSTSDGEGFPSVFLESWGAGTPVVSIQIDPDHKIRDCGLGMVTDTVEGTIEAVRSFMASPEQCQDMGVRARRHVEEVHSPVAAVRAFETAIAAMSGLRRKRWMQEESHSHQ